Proteins co-encoded in one Aspergillus flavus chromosome 2, complete sequence genomic window:
- a CDS encoding transport protein FSF1, producing the protein MSASLPGNRDLPASQYDLSTYLGRVRQCADLSDPRTLFTSSARLQNAKDLLTKYRSGQIQSMSPELWQAKKIVDSTLHPDTGEPVLLPFRMSCYVFSNLFVTAGMLIPGMKWKGTLAWQIANQSLNVAINSANANKSTPLSTTGMIKSYFMAVSASCSVALGLNSIVPRLKSVSPSTKVILGRLVPFAAVASAGALNVFLMRSEEIRQGIDVYPFNSATSEGNTGEKVPATSLGKSQKAATIAVGETAISRVVTSTPVMVIPPLLLLRFQKTELLKKRPYLAMPINIGLVFLTSAFALPFALGVFPQRLVMSSDRLEERFHGRGGESEQVVFNRGI; encoded by the exons ATGTCTGCATCACTTCCAGGAAATCGGGATCTGCCCGCGTCGCAGTATGATCTTTCGACATACCTGGGACGTGTTCGTCAATGCGCAGACCTTTCAGACCCTAG AACGTTATTTACATCAAGCGCCAGACTGCAAAATGCCAAAGACCTCCTCACGAAGTACAGATCGGGCCAAATCCAGAGCATGAGCCCAGAATTGTGGCAGGCTAAGAAGATTGTCGATTCAACCTTGCATCCCGATACAGGAGAGCCAGTGCTTCTACCATTCCGCATGTCGTGTTATGTCTTCTCCAATCTGTTTGTTACCGCGGGCATGCTTATTCCGGGGATGAAG TGGAAAGGCACCTTAGCCTGGCAGATCGCCAACCAATCCTTGAATGTGGCCATTAACAGTGCGAACGCGAACAAATCAACCCCTCTTTCCACCACGGGAATGATCAAATCGTACTTCATGGCGGTGTCTGCTTCTTGCTCGGTCGCACTCGGACTGAATTCCATCGTTCCAAGATTAAAGTCGGTTTCACCAAGTACGAAAGTGATTCTAGGACGCCTCGTCCCTTTCGCAGCTGTTGCCAGTGCTGGTGCGCTCAACGTGTTCCTCATGCGCAGCGAGGAGATCAGACAAGGAATCGACGTCTATCCATTCAATTCAGCAACAAGTGAAGGAAACACTGGAGAGAAGGTGCCGGCGACAAGCCTGGGAAAGAGCCAGAAGGCTGCAACTATCGCGGTAGGTGAGACGGCCATTAGTCGCGTTGTCACTTCTACGCCGGTTATGGTCATCCcacctctccttcttctgcgCTTCCAGAAGACGGAGTTGCTGAAGAAGCGTCCATACCTTGCGATGCCTATCAATATAG GGTTGGTTTTCTTGACGTCGGCTTTCGCTCTCCCGTTCGCATTGGGCGTATTCCCACAGAGGTTGGTAATGAGTTCCGATCGCTTGGAAGAAAGGTTtcatggaagaggaggtgaaAGCGAGCAGGTGGTATTCAACCGTGGCATTTGA
- a CDS encoding fungal-specific transcription factor domain protein, which yields MESATNPHIPSYTRPYRSKRHPPCDSCRRKKLRCQAEKGNSCQRCQTSGSSCTFGGLQVVHQLSEALPDANQASPPSARQVTAVQPVEEANLTVNTDDFARCHSEPILSLGPSADPDSGEVPSSEPITTTPATYHFPERPPAQAIQTLDQLKGFSYQVIGASGESDPWLLRHCKFDDHGFLLFHQVHFRNAGGVPLDEKIPVHFLVTTDDLYGSTKKETAIPRSQSLRDELNSLVPLDCGQKLVALFMKFIFPTLPIISRSLFGLTSTRITPDQHVLNNMPVHLLAAIYASAQPFAKFDEYLSVLNAYSTPPTEQLWRIVWEILLQEIHTPHLASLQAGLLYLHKAPEKSQSAVADSASVWSFVGLLVGLATSLGLQLECGPMGLPAWERRLRRRLWWAIYAEDKWRSLLMGRPPYIRNDEWDVTELDDKDFHIDEAQIQFQCFARLSRIADEVQHDLYALRSAQRLSSNFSESLKTARPLLQRLREWYVHLPAPLRLHDRLFASIDGTGPQLTCLHFAYTLLEVFIFRALLRPIVRSATPPPLFEETEASTNFTTALDDYIFHIMDPDEIEPSPAIDLSNENGVGCAVLKAAENCAAKMLRLVMRMAYSDLAGYWFSWSRIGFATVSSFMLLLLVQAPSKDHAIRARRLVHMWRQALRRQSEGSSLMNLALVRLDGIYWTGLCRNYYLSKHVKEALDETVYQ from the exons ATGGAGTCAGCAACTAACCCTCATATCCCGAGCTATACTCGCCCCTATCGTTCTAAGAGACATCCGCCTTGTGACTCATGTCGTCGAAAGAAGTTAAGATGTCAAgcggagaaaggaaatagttGTCAAAGATGTCAAACTTCTGGTTCTTCGTGTACTTTCGGTGGCCTCCAAGTTGTTCATCAGCTATCGGAAGCACTCCCCGATGCGAATCAAGCGTCTCCTCCTTCGGCCCGACAAGTGACGGCTGTACAGCCCGTAGAGGAGGCAAACCTCACAGTCAACACGGATGACTTTGCCCGATGCCACTCAGAGCCTATCCTCTCCTTAGGCCCTTCAGCTGACCCTGATTCAGGAGAAGTTCCCTCAAGCGAACCCATTACGACGACTCCAGCAACTTATCACTTTCCAGAGAGGCCTCCAGCTCAGGCGATTCAGACGTTGGATCAGTTGAAAGGGTTCTCGTATCAAGTTATTGGGGCATCAGGCGAATCAGACCCATGGCTTCTGCGACATTGCAAGTTCGACGACCatggttttcttcttttccatcagGTACATTTCCGAAATGCGGGAGGGGTTCCGCTTGACGAAAAGATCCCCGTTCACTTTCTAGTAACTACGGACGACTTGTATGGGTccacaaagaaagaaacagcaaTTCCCAGGAGTCAGAGCCTAAGGGATGAATTGAACAGCCTGGTTCCCCTAGACTGCGGCCAAAAGCTGGTAGCCTT GTTTATGAAATTCATCTTCCCAACTCTTCCTATCATCTCTAGGTCACTATTCGGTCTTACCTCTACTCGTATCACACCCGATCAACATGTTCTTAACAACATGCCGGTCCATCTTCTGGCCGCCATATACGCTTCAGCACAACCCTTTGCCAAGTTTGACGAGTATCTATCAGTTCTCAACGCTTATTCAACGCCGCCAACTGAGCAGCTCTGGCGCATAGTGTGGGAGATTCTCCTACAAGAAATACACACCCCTCACTTAGCATCCCTGCAAGCGGGACTTCTTTATTTGCACAAAGCACCCGAAAAGAGTCAAAGTGCTGTTGCAGACAGCGCATCTGTATGGTCTTTTGTGGGATTGCTCGTCGGACTCGCTACATCGCTCGGTCTTCAACTGGAATGTGGGCCAATGGGCCTTCCGGCCTGGGAGCGGAGACTGCGGAGAAGACTGTGGTGGGCGATTTATGCCGAGGACAAATGGAGAAGCCTCCTGATGGGTCGGCCCCCTTATATCAGAAATGATGAGTGGGATGTAACAGAGCTCGACGACAAAGACTTCCACATTGATGAAGCGCAGATC CAATTCCAATGTTTTGCCCGTCTGTCTCGAATAGCAGACGAGGTGCAGCACGACCTTTA CGCTCTGCGGTCCGCACAACGCTTATCATCGAATTTCTCGGAATCTCTCAAAACCGCTCGTCCACTTCTTCAAAGGCTGAGGGAATGGTACGTCCACTTACCAGCACCGCTCAGACTGCATGATAGGCTTTTCGCATCCATCGACGGGACAGGTCCACAATTAACCTGTCTTCATTTTGCTTATACGCTGTTGGAAGTGTTCATCTTCCGCGCTCTTCTGCGACCTATAGTCCGATCAGCTACTCCTCCACCCTTATTCGAAGAGACAGAAGCCTCAACCAACTTCACCACAGCCCTCGATGATTACATCTTTCATATCATGGATCCTGACGAAATCGAACCAAGCCCGGCAATAGACCTGTCAAACGAGAACGGTGTGGGTTGCGCTGTTCTCAAAGCGGCCGAGAACTGCGCAGCGAAGATGCTCCgattggtgatgaggatggcaTATAGTGACTTGGCCGGGTATTGGTTCTCAT GGTCTCGGATCGGCTTTGCGACTGTTTCCAGCTTCATGTTACTTTTACTTGTGCAAGCACCATCCAAAGATCATGCCATTAGGGCCAGACGATTAGTGCACATGTGGCGACAGGCCTTGCGAAGGCAGAGCGAGGGTTCTTCGTTGATGAACCTGGCTCTGGTACGGTTGGATGGAATCTACTGGACCGGACTGTGCCGGAATTATTACCTTTCAAAGCATGTCAAGGAAGCGCTTGATGAGACCGTGTACCAGTAA